One window of the Perca flavescens isolate YP-PL-M2 chromosome 5, PFLA_1.0, whole genome shotgun sequence genome contains the following:
- the LOC114556272 gene encoding natterin-3-like, which produces MMQMTLPVLLLLALPVIYTEVLLNQSLEDRVNRSTNQALPTPPDIEDKLDRVPSIKFDKTNLEWQIFNGSLPNGAVFINNQYVGRFDYVCQFFGQAGFYNHGMGPYCYYTFRGKEYVSSLIWPFEILVNKDNFELMEWKDGYSGSVPQNAVETCSGCNIYVGKNEYGLGKVVVKDKVFYLPYDGDEYWYYSYQVLSISKDIYSEDMSDVKYKTDGVKVIDYPPEIMRKSFITNYECQSVTATATVSKTIQVEQTWDTSFSITVGVKTSITAQIPSILSTGIEFSVEKKLQFTEGTTYTESTTSTVSVEVNVPPNHSCRVTLVGYKYGADIPYTARLKRTYINGGISWTSISGNYSSVQMGEVRGVVDPCEPVPDPTPCP; this is translated from the exons aTGATGCAg ATGACGCTGCCAGTGTTGCTGCTGTTAGCCCTGCCGGTTATTTACACTGAAG TCCTGCTAAACCAAAGTCTGGAGGACAGAGTTAACCGATCAACAAACCAAGCTCTTCCAACTCCTCCAGATATTGAGGACAAGCTGGACCGGGTGCCCTCAATCAAGTTTGATAAAACCAACCTGGAATGGCAGATCTTTAATGGCTCTCTTCCCAACGGAGCTGTGTTCATCAACAACCAATATGTTGGACGCTTCGACTATGTCTGCCAATTCTTTGGCCAGGCTGGTTTCTACAACCATGGCATGGGTCCTTACTGCTACTACACCTTTAGAGGGAAAGAGTATGTTAGCTCTTTAATTTGGCCATTTGAGATCCTGGTAAACAAAGACAACTTTGAGTTAATGGAATGGAAAGATGGCTACTCCGGTTCAGTTCCTCAGAATGCTGTCGAGACCTGCTCTGGTTGCAATATATATGTTGGAAAGAACGAGTATGGTCTTGGGAAGGTTGTTGTTAAAGATAAGGTCTTCTACCTTCCGTATGACGGGGATGAGTATTGGTACTACAGCTATCAGGTCCTGAGCATTAGCAAagatatatacagtgaggacaTGTCTGATGTCAAGTATAAGACTGATGGGGTTAAAGTCATTGATTATCCTCCAGAGATCATGCGCAAGTCTTTCATCACCAACTATGAGTGTCAGTCAGTCACAGCAACAGCTACCGTCTCAAAGACAATCCAAGTGGAGCAAACGTGGGACACCAGCTTTTCAATCACAGTGGGCGTCAAGACGAGCATCACTGCCCAAATCCCCTCAATCCTGTCCACAGGTATTGAGTttagtgtggaaaaaaaactccAGTTTACAGAGGGGACCACTTATACCGAATCCACCACCAGCACTGTTTCTGTTGAGGTCAATGTCCCACCAAACCACTCCTGCCGTGTCACTTTGGTGGGATATAAGTACGGGGCAGACATCCCTTACACTGCACGCCTCAAGCGCACCTACATCAATGGGGGGATCTCATGGACGTCCATCTCTGGAAACTACAGCAGCGTCCAAATGGGAGAAGTCCGAGGTGTGGTGGATCCCTGTGAACCTGTACCTGATCCCACTCCCTGTCCCTGA
- the LOC114556273 gene encoding natterin-3-like: MKLSVLLLPALLAMSSSASLQDIVKKSSQIGKVPILNPDLGNRIPQITTNGSLLALPPHAEFENRLGQSSSFVFGDSNLKWQTSSGSLPSGAVSIYNGYAGRTDYVCKYGCSSGFYNPNWSGHYCYYPLSGKEYRASSFEFLVNKDNLELLEWKDGSYGSVPRNAVSTCGDTYVGRNKYGLGKVSVKHEAFFLPWNGDEYWYKSYQVLTLNKEISSVRISNVNYNTNVTVFQHPPETMTKSIIANNECSPVVKRFELSKTYMEEKRWDTSTAIMTGVSNSITAKIPFIGSAGITLSVETTKQFSSGTTVVESKTYSVSVEQNVPPNHSCSVRMVGHKYNADIPYTARLSRTYSNGQTTWAYITGTYKGVNIGKIYSVVDRCEPVPNSKPCP; the protein is encoded by the exons ATGAAGCTGTCAGTGTTGTTGCTGCCGGCCCTGCTGGCTATGTCCTCTAGTGCTAGTCTGCAAGACATCGTGAAGAAGAGCTCACAGATCGGAAAAG TTCCAATTCTGAACCCAGATCTAGGGAACAGGATTCCTCAAATCACAACCAACGGATCTTTGTTGGCTCTTCCGCCCCATGCTGAATTTGAAAACAGGCTGGGTCAATCTTCCTCCTTTGTGTTTGGTGACTCCAACCTGAAATGGCAGACCTCATCTGGCTCTCTCCCGTCTGGTGCCGTTTCAATATACAATGGATATGCCGGTCGCACCGACTATGTCTGCAAATACGGGTGCTCATCTGGCTTCTACAACCCCAACTGGAGTGGTCATTACTGCTACTACCCCTTGTCAGGGAAAGAGTACCGTGCCAGCTCATTTGAGTTCCTGGTAAACAAAGACAACTTAGAACTTTTAGAATGGAAGGATGGCTCCTACGGTTCAGTGCCTCGCAATGCAGTCTCCACATGCGGAGACACATATGTTGGGAGGAACAAATATGGCCTTGGGAAGGTGAGTGTTAAACACGAGGCTTTCTTCCTTCCCTGGAATGGTGATGAGTATTGGTACAAGAGCTACCAGGTCCTGACCCTCAATAAAGAAATAAGCAGCGTGCGCATTTCCAATGTCAATTACAACACTAATGTTACAGTCTTCCAGCATCCTCCAGAGACCATGACCAAGTCCATCATAGCCAACAATGAGTGCAGCCCAGTTGTGAAAAGATTTGAGCTCTCAAAAACCTACATGGAGGAGAAAAGGTGGGACACCAGCACTGCTATCATGACTGGGGTCAGTAATAGCATCACCGCCAAAATCCCATTCATCGGCTCTGCAGGTATTACGCTCAGTGTTGAAACAACAAAGCAATTCTCCAGTGGAACCACTGTGGTGGAGTCAAAAACCTACTCGGTCTCTGTGGAGCAAAATGTCCCACCAAACCACTCCTGCAGTGTCCGTATGGTGGGACATAAGTATAATGCAGACATCCCCTACACAGCTCGCCTAAGCCGCACCTACAGCAACGGGCAGACGACATGGGCGTACATCACTGGGACCTACAAGGGCGTCAACATTGGAAAAATCTACTCTGTTGTGGATCGCTGTGAACCTGTACCCAATTCCAAACCTTGTCCCTGA
- the LOC114556275 gene encoding natterin-3-like — translation MAGFYNPDKGPYCLYPYGEKELRDSPFEILVKKDNLELLEWKDDSWGSVPDNAVETCPGSDVYVGKNEYGLGKVVVQHKALFVPWEGSECWYKNYQDISDVKYKTDGVKPIEYPPETMQISVVTNNECQSVKQTTTLSETTQKEQRWDFSFWFRMGVKTSITARIPLISSAGIEVSAETIYQYTKGTTYTEFTTVSVDTNVQPNHSCRVSMVGCKYETDIPYTARLKHTYRNGETTWTSISGTYSSVQMGEVHGEVDRCTPVPNTRPCPIKN, via the coding sequence ATGGCTGGCTTCTACAACCCTGACAAGGGTCCTTACTGCCTCTACCCCTATGGAGAGAAAGAGCTCCGTGACTCCCCATTTGAGATCCTGGTAAAAAAAGACAACCTTGAGCTTTTAGAATGGAAGGATGACTCCTGGGGTTCAGTGCCTGATAATGCAGTCGAGACCTGCCCCGGCAGCGATGTTTATGTTGGGAAGAATGAGTATGGTCTTGGGAAGGTGGTTGTTCAACACAAGGCCCTCTTCGTTCCGTGGGAAGGTTCTGAGTGTTGGTACAAGAACTACCAGGACATATCTGATGTCAAGTATAAGACTGATGGGGTTAAACCCATTGAGTATCCTCCAGAGACCATGCAAATATCTGTCGTCACCAACAATGAGTGCCAGTCAGTGAAACAGACAACTACACTCTCAGAGACAACCCAAAAGGAGCAAAGGTGGGACTTCAGCTTTTGGTTTAGAATGGGCGTCAAGACTAGCATCACTGCTAGAATCCCTTTAATCTCCTCTGCAGGTATCGAGGTTAGCGCTGAAACGATTTACCAGTACACCAAGGGGACCACTTATACAGAGTTCACCACTGTGTCTGTTGATACTAATGTCCAACCAAACCACTCCTGTCGTGTCAGTATGGTGGGATGTAAGTATGAGACAGACATCCCATACACTGCACGCCTCAAGCACACCTACAGAAACGGGGAGACGACATGGACGTCCATCTCTGGGACCTACAGCAGTGTCCAAATGGGAGAAGTCCATGGTGAGGTGGATCGCTGTACACCTGTCCCTAACACCAGGCCCTGTcctataaaaaattaa
- the LOC114556276 gene encoding natterin-3-like codes for MDTTRMLSVLLLLALSALSSASPQDIWNNTEQRNASFKNSDLNGSVEITTNRSMLTDQHLLSFAELRQKVQSSSFVSDDGSNLEWVTWNNFLPNDAVSIYNGYVDRIDYVCKYMCEAGFYTPSKGPYCHYPNAKKAYPGSPFEILVNKDNFEILEWKEDSYGSVPQSSVRTCPGGDTYVGKNKYGLGKVATKDEVFYLPWDGDEYWYHYYQVLTINEDIISQQIYNVRYNTDESQIFHYPPEVMQKTAISNYECHSVVETDTLSKTYEVEHTWDITFSVKVGVTLTFSASIPLITTEGIQFSTEVSFEYSKGNTVVEATTDTVSVEITAPPNHSCMVTMVQYKYKVDIPFTASLSRTYADGVIHRTSITGTYDSVQVAEVQAVVDRCELLENSQPCT; via the exons ATGGACACCACCAGGATG CTGTCAGTGTTGCTGCTGTTGGCCCTGTCGGCTTTATCCTCAGCCAGTCCTCAGGACATCTGGAACAACACAGAGCAGAGAAATG CCTCCTTCAAGAACTCTGATCTAAATGGCAGTGTTGAAATCACCACTAATAGATCAATGCTTACGGATCAACATCTTCTGTCTTTTGCTGAGTTAAGGCAGAAGGTTCAGTCTTCCTCTTTTGTGTCTGACGATGGCTCTAACCTGGAGTGGGTGACCTGGAACAACTTTCTCCCAAACGACGcagtttcaatttacaatggaTATGTTGATCGCATTGATTATGTCTGCAAATACATGTGTGAGGCTGGCTTTTATACCCCCAGCAAGGGTCCTTATTGCCACTATCCCAATGCAAAAAAAGCATATCCTGGTTCCCCGTTTGAGATCCTGGTGAACAAAGACAACTTTGAGATCCTGGAGTGGAAGGAGGATTCGTACGGTTCAGTGCCCCAGAGTTCAGTCAGAACCTGCCCTGGGGGGGACACATATGTAGGGAAGAACAAATATGGACTAGGGAAGGTTGCTACTAAAGATGAGGTCTTCTACCTGCCTTGGGATGGTGATGAATATTGGTACCACTACTACCAGGTCCTGACCATTAATGAGGATATAATCAGCCAGCAGATTTACAATGTCAGGTACAACACTGATGAGTCTCAAATCTTCCACTATCCTCCAGAGGTCATGCAGAAAACTGCCATCAGCAACTATGAATGTCACTCAGTGGTGGAAACAGATACCCTCTCAAAGACATATGAGGTAGAGCACACGTGGGACATTACCTTTTCTGTCAAAGTTGGTGTTACATTGACCTTCTCTGCCAGCATCCCCCTAATCACTACCGAAGGTATTCAGTTCAGCACCGAGGTTTCCTTCGAGTACTCCAAAGGAAACACGGTGGTAGAGGCCACCACTGATACTGTTTCTGTGGAGATCACAGCCCCGCCAAACCACTCCTGCATGGTTACTATGGTGCAGTATAAGTACAAAGTGGACATCCCGTTCACAGCAAGCCTCAGCCGCACCTATGCTGACGGGGTGATCCACAGGACGTCCATCACTGGGACGTATGACAGCGTTCAGGTTGCAGAAGTCCAGGCCGTGGTGGACCGATGTGAACTTCTAGAAAACTCCCAGCCTTGCACATGA